From the Roseofilum reptotaenium CS-1145 genome, the window AATACAACTCCTTTGTTCAAGAAATAGTCTTGAGTCGATACGAGATGCTATGATAAGACGAGGCGAATGTTTTTTTGAACAACAAAATCAGTCTCTTAACCTTGATATCCGTCACTTATTTTATCGTCATCTAATTGATCCAAATCTTGAACTTAAAATATCAGGAATCAATAATGATGTTTGTGAAACAGTCATTGCAACAATAATTTTTGATTCCGATCGATTTCAATATTTAACAAACTTTAGAGATCGAACCTTTGAATACATCGATCCTGATGCAGATATTTTCGATGAGTTGAGTCTGGTGATAACCTGGAAAAAAGGAGAAATGATAAAAGACTGGGAAAAAGAAGAGTATCTTGATAACTTCCGTTTTCCCTTATCTATTGATGAAACAATCCCTGATGATTTAATCCTGAAATTTCTCAGGTATGGTAAATCCCAGAAAAAAACCGAAGGTCGAACAAATTTCATCGGATCATCTTCACTCAGTTCAGACAAAATGATTGAGTTGTTTAATAATATTGTTTTAACATCAGAAGAGCAACCTGTATACCAAGCCCTTCAAACTATTGAGCCTAAATTTGAGCGAATTGCTGTATCCTCTCAGTCAACTCCGTTTTTGCAATCGCGAGAGGGCTTCCTCGTGCGTCTTTCCGATCGCGATCGCCCCGTTCCCATTGGTAGTCTGGGAGATGGCATCTGGCGCATGTTAGGACTCGCCTTAGCTATTGTCAATACCAGAGATGGATTTTTATTCATTGATGAAATCGATACCGGTTTGCATTACACAGCTATGGCGGATATGTGGAAATTAGTCTGGGAAACCGCTAAACGCTTAAATGTACAAGTGTTTGCCACTACCCATAGCAGTGACTGCTGGCGCAGTTTAGCCACCATCGCTAGTGAAGAGGATGCCGCAGAAGAGGGTATTAGAATCCACCGCATCGAACGGGATAAGCCTCAAAGTATTGTCTTTAGCAAAAAGGAAATCGCGATCGCAGCGACTCAAGATATTGAGGTTCGTTAGCTATGGC encodes:
- a CDS encoding AAA family ATPase, whose translation is MLRSVKIENFRGLQSLDLQDLGRLNLLVGANNCGKTSILEAIQLLCSRNSLESIRDAMIRRGECFFEQQNQSLNLDIRHLFYRHLIDPNLELKISGINNDVCETVIATIIFDSDRFQYLTNFRDRTFEYIDPDADIFDELSLVITWKKGEMIKDWEKEEYLDNFRFPLSIDETIPDDLILKFLRYGKSQKKTEGRTNFIGSSSLSSDKMIELFNNIVLTSEEQPVYQALQTIEPKFERIAVSSQSTPFLQSREGFLVRLSDRDRPVPIGSLGDGIWRMLGLALAIVNTRDGFLFIDEIDTGLHYTAMADMWKLVWETAKRLNVQVFATTHSSDCWRSLATIASEEDAAEEGIRIHRIERDKPQSIVFSKKEIAIAATQDIEVR